Sequence from the Phragmites australis chromosome 6, lpPhrAust1.1, whole genome shotgun sequence genome:
GGACGTCTCTccgcctcttcctcttcattaACAGATTCTTTATCCGGGCAACATCTACCTTTTTAAGTTCTGCACTCAATGGATCAACCTCCATCCCAACTGGCAGTGCAGATGGTGCATCATTGATGGTACCTGCAGCAGGATCAGCCAAACTCCGATCAGAGCACAAACTGTCTGCATTGAGACTTTCAGTACAAGGATTAGAGTTTGCAACCGATGGTTCCACACACTGAGTGCCTTCTCTGTCCACATCAGCGTCCAATGAGATCACCACAGAGAATGGGTTCACTCCATCGCCATGCCGATTTATTGATGCCTGGTTCAAGTTTTGACCACTGACTGTGTTATTGGAGTCCTTACAATTGCTTACATCGTGCTTCACACATCCAGCATTGCCCTCAGTGGCTGCAACATCTAATGATGTCTGATTACTGCATGACATCACACCATGATTGGTTATTAAAGCCTGATCCCAGCTCTCTTCATTTCTATTAGCACTAACATTCAATAAACTGCCATCAGGGCCTGAGATCCTACAATCACCAGTATGACTGCTTATCGAGTATTGACCTGAATTCACCTGGATGTGGTCATTGGGCTCACCAATATCGGGACTTGAGCTGTTTATTGACAAGCTAGATTGATTCAACACAGAGTCCGGGCTGTTAGATGCAAGCAGTTTAGCTTCAGATAGAGCTTCCTTTTGCTTAACTAAACTGGGACGAGCAGACATCAATCTTTTCATGGCAACATGCTCCATCATTTGCTGAATGATAGCTGCAGCAATGCAACGTTCTCTTTTCAAGTTCCAAAAAGCACGAAGTGCTATGATAATATGATCTGCTTAGTGGTCTACATACCTTCCAAAGGCTTTGGGGCAACATCAAATTGGTGCCACCATACATGCGCTCCATGCAACGGAAGCTTAATATTGTGAAGCTTCGCAGCCAGGTAGAGAGAACCAGCAGCTATGTACTGGGGCTTATACTGTAGGCACAGTGTTGTTTTAAGCCTGAAACATAAGTGGCAGGATTAATACATCCGAATTGCTAAGGAATATTCAAAAAATTGATATTAAAGATTGAAATAATAGATCGCATACCAATCATTCACAAAGTTCCATGCTACTTGCTTCACTTCCTTTTGAATGATGCCAAGATTTTTCATCGCATCAAGAAGTGGTCTATAAGGATGCTGAATGTTGAAATCAAATCGAATAGTTGTAAGAACCAATCTCTCTCCGATCAAAATAAGCGCTTTCTGCTTCTCAAAAACATCCTGTTTAATAGATGATGGTCAAACAAATGGACAACAGTATACTGAAAGTTCAAATAATGATTTAGTGGCACCTTCTGCCGGATCCTTTGAGCTGTAGCCAAGTCCCGCCTATACATTGTTTCATAGGCTACTCTTACTACCAGGTCCAGGGGGCAAGGAGTATCTTCAACTTTTGATGCAAGAAATACACATACTGTTGCAACTGTCTGAAAACAGGGGAAGAACAAAAGTAACCATTAAAACCGGTAAAGGGGAATACAAGATTATGGATAATTGATGGAAGTTCAGGAAGAACCACCAGTCCAGAAATGACAATAAGCAAATCATAAATATAACAAGGACACCAAACAAAGTAAATATTATGGACAAATAGCATTGAACAGAAACTGTTACTAGTGTCTCAAATAACTAAGGGCAGCACATAATAACAGAAACACAGATAAATAATGTCCGCATAAACTGATCcgataaaaaaatacaacaactgagattaaaaaaaatgagataaCCAAATCCGGCATAACTAAGAAACAAAAGGAATGTGGTACAGTGAGCCATATTTACAGAACGTACTGGAGAGTTTGTATTTTACaagatgatccatcaaagcATGTCAAACTTGCTTAAGTTGTAATGATAAGTTGCTACCCAGTTGGCCGATGGGAGCTAAGTAACTTCAATAGGAAAATGCTGAATGGACTGGTCCAAAACTGCCGAAGTATTGTACAATACAATCGCAATAGTATCACGATTGCCAATGTTATGTGGGGCAAGTACTACAGCCACCGCAATATGAGGAATGTGgcggtggcagcagcagcaggagccaATCCGGCTTAGAGATAAGTTTCCTTTTGAATAAAAGATAAGTTTAGTAGGAAATAGATTCGATTTGGTTAGAGATAAGTTTCCAATTCAGCAGGAGTTAAGTTAGGGAGGTTTGGATCTGGAGTCTGTGTGTGATTGTAAAATCCTCcttatataaggagaggcaataCTCATAATCAAGCAAGCAATTAATAGTCCTATTCTCCccctatttctctctctctactggccgaacctctctccctcttggtcttcttctcgaGCAGAGCCAcgacgaggaggtggcggcgagaCTAGTCTCGCCCTCCTGTCGACCACAATAACAACCTCCGCAACCTACCCCCAACCACAAGCCATAACATCTTGTTATCAGGATCATACTTTCCTAAGGCCTCCACCATGCCCGGTACCGGTGACAAGGCTCCTGCAGCTGACCAAACCACACTGGACATCATACTGCAGAAGCTAACAAGGCGACACGTTACGCGACATCGACAACCAACAAGGAGCACACCACCTCGCCATCATGCACCTGAAAGCTCAGCACGACTCGTCATCGTCATCACGATCATCAGGAGGCGGCGGCCTGCTGGTCAACCCACACACCAAGGGGGTCACCGACGGCCAGGTCGATGGCACACGCCTAGATGACTGCGGCACCGACCGTCTCCCTCATCTACACAAATTCGACTTTCCCAAAAATACGACAGGAAAGCGATCCCCTGTTGTACCTTAACCGATGCGAGAAATTCTTCCGAGGGCTACACACTAACGAGGAGGATAAGGTCTAGTGGGCAGCATTCCACTTGACCGACCGCGGTCAGCAGTGGTACATGCGCCTGGAACACGAAGAAGGCACATCGTCTTGGACCCGCTTCACCGAGCTCCTCAACCTTCGCTTTGGTCCACCCCCGCGCGCTAATCCCTTGGGCGCACAGGAGTTGTCACCGTCTACTGCGATCACTTCCTCGAGCTCTTGGCCTATGTTGTTCCTCTAATGGCATCTCAACAGGTGCAACTCTTTACTATTGGTTTACAGGAACCAATAGGTATCGATGTCTAGCTGCAGAATCCACAACCCCTGGAAATTGCCATGATCCTGGCGAGCTTCTTCGAGCGCCGAAAACAGGCAGTACAAGCAAGTGGTCAAGCGCTTCATGTCGTGTTCCACTCGTTGTTCCTGAGGACTAGCACCGACACTAGCAACCCAGCATCGGCCGACACGTCGCAGATGTCCATAGCTAACGTAGCCGGCCGTATGGTGAAGTGGCTGTCACAGGCTGAGATGGACAACCGCCACTACTGCAGCCTCTGCTTTAAGCGCATGCATCCCGCAGATGTGGTCAAGACATCGTTTCGAACACACAAAGTGTTGTACGAGTTTCTGGTGATATCGTTCGGTCTCACGAACGCTCTAACATCCCAAGCATTGATGAATGACGTTATGCGCCCCTACCCTCATTGCTTCGTCCTCGTCTTCTTCGACGACATACTTATCTACATCCCGTCATGGTTGGCTCATCTTCAACACCTTCGGGCTATGTTGTCTCTCCTGCGGCATCATAAGCTCTTCGTCAAGCATCCCAAGTGCTCATTCGGCGAGGAGATAGTGCCTTATTTGGGCCATGTGGTTTCAGCGGCCGGCGTCGCCATGGACTCTGACAAGATCAAGGCAATGGCAGAGTGGCCGCCCCTGTGATCGTCTCGCGCTCTGCGCGGCTTCCTGGGACTAGCTGGCTACTACAGACGCTTCATCAAAGACTTTGAAGGGCTAGCAGCTCCCCTTACCCAGATACTAAAGGAGGGCTTCGCCTGGAACAAGCAAGCGGAGATGGCATTCTAGGCACTCAAGCGCACTCTCGATCAGGTCGGTACTCTCTCTTCTTGACTTCATGTGACTGTTCTTAGTGGAGTGCGACGCGTCAGACTCTGGATTCGGGGCAGTGCTACACCAGGATGACAGGCCCATTGCCAACGTCACAAGCATCTTGCAGCTTACAAATGGGAGCTGATTGGTCTCGTACAAGCCGTCCGCCATTGGTGACGTATTTGTGGGGTTGGCCGTTCATCATCAAGACCAATCACTACAACCTCAAATTCCTCCTGGACCAACATCTCGCCACGATTCCCCAACATCAATGGGTAAGCAAATTGTCAGGCTTTGATTTCAGGGTGGAATTCAAACCAGGTCGCCTCAACACGGTGGCTGATGCGCTGTCAAGACGGGACGTCGAGCTGGGGTCGGCTTTGGCTATCTCTGGACCAAGCTTCGACTTCCTTGCTCAATGGAGTGCGGCAGCATCTGAGGACCCGGTACTGGTGGCACTCCAGGAGCAAATTGAAGTTGGCACATTGGGTGAACCATGGGCCCTCACCGACAGCGTCATCACCTACCGGCACATATACCTGCCGCTTTCGTCCGCCATGCTTTCCGCGGTGCTGGCGGCAGTACATGAGGGTCACGAAGGGGTCCAAAAGACGCTCCATCGGTTGTGCCCGACTTCCACACGCCTAACGCGTGCACGGCATTACAGGAGTTCGTCCATGGCTGCGTCACCTACCAAAGGAACAAAATGGAGCACCTCCACTTGGTCGGTCGTCTCCTGCTCTTGCCCGTGCCATCGGTCGTCTAGACAAATGTCGCCATGGACTTCATTGAAGGCCTACCCAACGTTGGAGGAAAATCAGTCATCCTCATGGTGGTGGATAGATTCTCAAAGTACAACCACTTCATCCCGCTATCTCACCCATATTCAGCGGAAACGGTGGCTCGAGTATTCTTCGCTGAGATTGTGCCCGGATTCCTACCTCCATCGTCTCCGATCGTGATCCCGTCTTCAAATCAATGTTCTGGCAAGAGCTGTTTCGTGCATCAGGCTCCAAGTTGCACATAAGCTCAGCATTTCACCCGCAGACTGATGGGCAGTCCAAGGCTATGAACAAGGTAATCACCATGTACCTTCGTTGTTTGACAAGAGATCGACCCCGTCAATGGGTTCGTTGGCTGCCATGGGAGGAATTCATCTACAACACCTCGTACCACTTTGCCCTAAGCAACACACCATTCAAGGTGGTGCATGGCCAGGACCCCCCTTCTATACGGTCCTATGATACCAGCGAGCTCAGGGTGGCTGCAGTGGCGCAAGCGATGATCGAGCATGACGAGTTCCTGGACGACATCCGCCATAGACTGGAGCAGGCACAACTGCTAGCCACAGGGATGCCTCTTACTCTGTGGGCGATTGGTGTGGCTCTGCTTGCGTCATCATCTTCCTATGCTAGCTACAGACAACAATCGAGGGAAATTACAGCCCCGTTTCTATGGACCGTACAAAATTGTGGACGTAATCAACCCAATGGCTTACAAAATAGAGCCGCTAGCAGGTTCTCGTCTAAACATCTTCCAGATCAAGCTACTAAAGAAGCTTGTGGGAGAGCCCCTTGCTGCACCTCCCTCCTTGCCACCCACCTATCACAGTGTTGTTATCCCTGTTCCAGATCGTGCACTCAAAGTTCGGATGGCTTGTGGTGTTCGTCAAGTTTTAATTCAGTGGATAGGGCAGCCAGCATCAACCGCTACATGGGAGGACCTCTAATATTTCCAGGATCGATATCCTACTTTTTAGCTCGAGGATGAGCTGTTTgttgaggagaggagaggtgtTATGTGGGGGCGGCGGCAGTCGCAGGAGCCAATCCGGCTTAGAGATACGTTTAGTAGGAGATagatttgatttggtttgagATAAGTTTCCAATTCAGCAGAAGTTTTAGGGAAGTTTGGATTTGGAGTCGGTGTGTGATTGTAAATCCtccctatataaggagaggcaataCTCATAATCAAGCAAGCAATTAATAGTCCTGTTCTCCccctatttctctctctctactggcggaacctctctccctcttggtcttcttctccagCAGAACCACGACGGGGAGGCAGTGGCAAGACTGGTCTCGCCCTCCCATCGACCACAACTACAACCTCCGCAACCTACCACCAGCCGCAAGCCATAACAGCCAAACTTCCTAGGTAAACTGAAAACAACACTGACTACCTCAAAACTCCTTAGTATACCAAGAGAAATGGATTAGCAATTAAAAGTTCTACAAAAAGATAATGTTTTTGTAACATTGTTGCTAAGTAGATTCTTTGGAAATTTCCAAATCAATGAGTGAACTCAAGGTAGAGTAGGATTAAGATGGATTAGCAATTAGCAAGTAATCAGAAGACAAAATGTTACTGCTATCACGTGGTTAAATACTTTCCAATAATATGAAGGATATTTTGAAATGTTAAGTTGGCAATGGAGAACAAATTGCCAATCATTCCAATAAATGCTTGTCAAAGAAAATCTGCACTCTTCTCACTTTCATAGACAGCAACAACCATCACTGCAGCAACAAAACATAGCTTCTCACCTGCCATCCATTTTTGGCAAGGGACTGGTGTAAATAGAAGCGATGACAAAACATTATTGCTGTTGCTATAGTCATCTGAGGTCtgtgaaagaaagaaagaagcatgTTACAATGGATAGACAAGTTTAGCAAACTTGCCAAAATAACTAGGAGAATTATCGTgtacaaaaaatacaaaatacaaTCTGATAGCAGAGTCAAGCATATCAGTTGTATAACAAGGAAGAAATTtcgttaaaaagaaaaaagaagtctTTTAGGTTCATCAACAGACAGATAAGGTCAATGTGGAGAATCATGTTATGAGCCACCGTATAATGTAGTAGAAACTAGAAAGCACGTACTAGAAGAAGGTATAAGTCCATTTCAGTTGAGAGGATGAAAAAAATTACGTACAGTTTCAGCCTGATGCCAACATCCCAAATAAATGAACAGTATAAATGCCGAATTTCTGACTCCTTGCTTTCAGTAATACCATCTTTCCGTGATAGGGAAAACTTCACTAGTTCTTCCCTGGTGAAGTACCAAGAGTACATGTGTTCATGTGATAATTTCTCAATGATCTTGGGTTCCCCATCCATCAGTATGTCTGAGAAAACCAAATTGATGGACTCTCTGCAACTTCCCCCTGAATCCTTCAGAGGAAGTTGAAGTAATAGCTCGTGGCTAGTCGTATCCTGGATGTTATCACTTTCGCTAAGCAACCTGTAGAATCAGGAACTTTTTAGAAAGAAATATTAACTGCCTTTTACATTGGAATACTACTAGAGAAGAGCAAGAAACATATAAATGTACAGAGCAACAAATATATACAAGTGATCACTAAACACATGTAGTGCAAGAGCCTATTACTTTGCTAGCTTGCTATGACTGCATTTTTAAGCCACTAGGCAGTGGTTTttcatgttttctttttcttttgagcaGCACTTTTCCCTTTCCTAGTATAGCAGggaaaaaaatgaaaggctGTTATCCTTCTCCCTACATCTTCAACAGGGCCATCCTTAGTCACCATGTTCCCGGGTTGATAGGGTCAAGGAATGGGAACGTGGGACGCGGTATGCCACCCACCAAAAAACATAGTACGCATAGGGGTATACCTCTTCGGAACGTGGGTCGTGAACCAAGAATTTTCGGGACAATGACCTAGGACGCTACAATGGGGTCGCTGTACATGATCCCATGAGTCATAGTACTTACTCAACTTTTAACAGAAGTCCAAGTTTGAGTCTACAAATAACTCCCTGTCATCCAAAATTCATATCGAATTGTCACACACATATGGCTTTTTAGAAAATCACACACATTCATTAGGGGTCCACTGGttatagaagaaaagaaaagaaaagaaaaagaaaacgggAGAAAGGATGAGATGGCCTACGATTTGCTGGCCCATCCAGCCCACATACATGTTAACTTCCCTAAGCCCTCGTCTGTTCCAGTGATCTAACATGCAGCCACCGCCTCTCCTTGCCCTCGCTGTTCCTCTCCGCTCCCACGATAtagcgccgccaccgccagccacCATATAGGACCAGCGACCAGCAAAATCGGTAGCCCTCACCATTATCTGCCAACTGCTCGCTCTTTCCTCATCTGACGTTGACTCGAGGCCGGCGTCCCAGGATGCGAACGATGTGCGACCCGGCTGCGACCCGCATAGATCCTGCCCCTCATTTTGAGACGACAAACTTGGGACCGGGATCGTGGCATCGTCCGCGATCCTAGTGATTAAGGGGTCATCACAAATGGTTCTTAACCGTCACACCACAGACGATTTGAGCTACGCAAGGCCACCTCAAACTTTCCTCACATGTGCAAATTACTACAATGATTTTCAGATAGGTAAAACAGGCTGATTCAGCAGGTATCATGAAGGAGTTTGTACCGAGAAATAAAATAATACCCCTAAAAAGTAAAAACTTCGCAAAAAAGAAACTTCGCTTGTTAAAGATGACAAACTGCAACCTAAGTTCGACCAAATTCACTGTGTCAGGGAAAAAACTTTTTAATTGCTCGAAATTTGAAGTTTTCTGAACAGAAATAGGGAAAATTATAAGAAAAGCAGCACAAGTTTGTACTCCTGCACCTTGAGGGGGAAAAAGcaattttaatagaaaattaccATAATATCCTGAATTTTCAGCACCAAATCCAATTCAGCCAAACAACTAAGCCCATCTATTCCTGCCGTAGCTGACGAAGGACGGAAAGGTCAAAGCCTTGCGACAAATACCGCGTACCCCTCCGGTCAATCCCTCCAACAACGACAAGATCCCAAAGTTGAGCACGAATTCGGGCCCAACTCAACGACTCAACCATCAATTCACCTCCGAATCACTCAAAGATCGAACCTTTAAGCCCTAACAGAACAAATCGGATACGGAAACTACGAACTCGTCGACCAATCCACGAATCCCAGCTACCGATCCAACAAGAGCAACACGTAACTAAAACCTTTAGACAACATAGAAGTAGAGGACGTAAGGATCTCCGTACCTGGGCAGCGCGAGGGGAGGAGATGGCAAACCCTACTTCAGCCAAGGCGGGTTTTGGTGGGGGGAGAAGGGGAATTCCTCGCGGGATTTTGGTGCGGAGTTTGttgggaggaggtggaggagacacGACGACTCGGAACAGCAGGTCGTCGTCTCCTTGGCTGCaatcctctccttcctcttttctttaaTTGCCTCTGACATCAGGGCCCCACTTCCCCATGTTGATGTAGTGTGGCTGATTTGTGTACGATGATGGTATTGACGTACACCGTCTGCAGGATAACAGTCTTTCAGGAGGCTTGGCCGGTCGCCGGTCATGGATTCCAGGCTGTAGTATCCTGCCGCCCAAACCATgggttaattaaaaaaaattcactctaATCGATGGCACACTTTAAAAGACACCTTTTTAGATGATGTGCTAAAATGTCACCTGGGCCGTAAAACATCTTGCTTATTTGTCATTAAAGGCATTGTCCCTCACCACGTGGcaattttcttttgtgtttGCCCCTACTAAGGGGAAAAGATGTTTTCACCCCTCACGCTCATGCAGCGTCTCGGTGCGATCGGATCTAGTTTCCTGTGTGGTCCCTCGCCTGCTTGTGCTACGCCAGTGACGTCACCACCACACTCCCCTCTAACTGCCGGATGCCGCCGCCATGACCACCTATGGTGCCGATTCCGGCAGGCTGCAATGGCCCTTGACGTCACAAACTTCCTTGTCTCCAACCTCTATGCCGTCGTGCACCGTGAGCTCCAACCAGGAGCAGGGGAAGGCAACCAGGGGCGCAGGTGGGAGGACGCGTCGACCTTGACAAGGAAGGCGGCGGGGCCGGCGGCCTCGATGCCGACGTCGCGGAGAGGACCATGGTTTAACCGACACTAGGATTAGAGGGGAGCGTGACGGGGGCCACGTGGCTCCTGCTGGTGAGCTTGACGCTAGCTTCGTCGAGGTAGCCACGACCATGAACACC
This genomic interval carries:
- the LOC133922192 gene encoding cyclin-T1-2-like, with amino-acid sequence MDGEPKIIEKLSHEHMYSWYFTREELVKFSLSRKDGITESKESEIRHLYCSFIWDVGIRLKLPQMTIATAIMFCHRFYLHQSLAKNGWQTVATVCVFLASKVEDTPCPLDLVVRVAYETMYRRDLATAQRIRQKDVFEKQKALILIGERLVLTTIRFDFNIQHPYRPLLDAMKNLGIIQKEVKQVAWNFVNDWLKTTLCLQYKPQYIAAGSLYLAAKLHNIKLPLHGAHVWWHQFDVAPKPLEAIIQQMMEHVAMKRLMSARPSLVKQKEALSEAKLLASNSPDSVLNQSSLSINSSSPDIGEPNDHIQVNSGQYSISSHTGDCRISGPDGSLLNVSANRNEESWDQALITNHGVMSCSNQTSLDVAATEGNAGCVKHDVSNCKDSNNTVSGQNLNQASINRHGDGVNPFSVVISLDADVDREGTQCVEPSVANSNPCTESLNADSLCSDRSLADPAAGTINDAPSALPVGMEVDPLSAELKKVDVARIKNLLMKRKRRRDVQEQAIASDDITEEAWIERELEAGIVATKQEAHHAATSDELSDDAWIERELESGIVVGPRNEQVITLDGLSEDDWIERELESGIIVEPAPASKKQKLESSCR